A portion of the Sphaerochaeta pleomorpha str. Grapes genome contains these proteins:
- a CDS encoding DUF4041 domain-containing protein: MRTKEKLSESNSKYAALKKQYEQFISVDEYKASIEQELLRIQKESQDHLESNRQEIAQLKKESEDQLSTNRTKLVQETQRLFDERNKTLSDIENQKNESIHSKEQRISTLNQEMDELSTKYNQARTLLSSLLKEVSLFQDEVETNSFGIYSPHFEFDTSEEYKDKLIEIRKESKVLISSGDAVDANFGWTVNGSKAEGKKQTNQYIKLMLRAFNGECEAMVADTRWNNITKMEERMKSVYEAINKLGTVHEISIRSQYLTLKLQELQLTFEYENKKHEEQEEQRKLRDQIREEEKAQREYEKAMKDAADEQKQYQQALNQARKEMEKAQGEELTKLQKNIADLAEKLEEAQNQQQRAISMAQQTKAGNVYVISNVGSFGENVYKIGMTRRLNPQERVNELGDASVPFTFDVHAMIRSDNAPELESYFHNQLDKKRLNLINTRKEFFTVTLREIEELTKRRGMTIEFTKLAEAREFRESIEKRKEFGAPKSEPVKNDLDKFPVNL; the protein is encoded by the coding sequence ATGCGTACTAAAGAAAAGCTCTCAGAGAGTAATTCAAAGTATGCTGCTCTAAAAAAGCAGTATGAGCAATTCATTAGTGTCGATGAATATAAAGCTTCTATAGAACAGGAACTTTTACGTATTCAGAAGGAAAGCCAAGATCACCTTGAGTCTAACCGTCAAGAAATTGCACAACTCAAGAAGGAAAGTGAAGATCAACTATCTACGAATAGAACAAAGCTTGTACAAGAAACACAACGTCTATTTGATGAAAGGAACAAAACACTCTCAGACATTGAGAACCAGAAGAATGAAAGCATCCATTCCAAAGAGCAGCGAATATCCACTTTAAATCAAGAAATGGATGAGCTGTCCACTAAGTACAATCAAGCGAGAACATTGCTTTCCAGCCTTTTGAAAGAGGTTTCATTGTTCCAAGATGAAGTAGAAACAAATTCCTTTGGAATATATTCACCTCATTTTGAGTTCGATACTTCGGAGGAATATAAAGATAAACTGATTGAGATCCGAAAGGAATCTAAAGTTCTAATATCTTCAGGCGATGCTGTTGATGCCAATTTTGGGTGGACTGTAAATGGGAGCAAGGCTGAAGGGAAAAAACAGACAAACCAATATATAAAACTGATGCTCAGGGCTTTCAACGGTGAATGCGAAGCAATGGTTGCTGATACTCGTTGGAACAATATCACCAAAATGGAAGAAAGGATGAAGAGTGTCTATGAAGCAATCAACAAACTTGGGACCGTTCATGAGATTTCAATCCGTTCTCAGTATTTGACCCTTAAGCTTCAGGAGCTTCAATTAACTTTTGAATATGAAAACAAGAAACATGAAGAGCAAGAAGAGCAACGTAAACTGCGTGATCAGATAAGAGAAGAAGAAAAGGCTCAGCGTGAATATGAAAAGGCGATGAAGGATGCTGCAGATGAGCAAAAACAATACCAGCAAGCTCTTAATCAAGCAAGGAAAGAAATGGAAAAGGCCCAAGGAGAAGAACTGACAAAGCTTCAGAAAAATATTGCAGACCTTGCGGAAAAGCTTGAAGAAGCCCAAAATCAGCAGCAACGAGCAATTTCAATGGCCCAACAAACCAAGGCTGGCAATGTCTACGTCATTTCAAATGTGGGGTCATTTGGTGAGAATGTTTATAAAATTGGTATGACTCGTAGACTTAACCCACAAGAAAGAGTGAACGAACTTGGTGATGCCTCCGTCCCATTTACCTTTGATGTCCATGCGATGATCAGGTCAGACAATGCTCCTGAGTTAGAATCTTATTTCCATAATCAACTAGATAAGAAGCGGTTGAATCTCATTAATACCCGTAAAGAGTTTTTTACAGTAACGCTTCGTGAAATCGAAGAGCTTACAAAACGAAGAGGAATGACGATTGAGTTCACCAAATTGGCTGAAGCAAGAGAATTTAGGGAATCCATTGAGAAGAGAAAAGAATTCGGAGCCCCTAAGTCAGAGCCAGTGAAAAATGATTTAGATAAGTTTCCAGTGAATTTGTAA
- a CDS encoding DUF4145 domain-containing protein produces MGIDIKKFILEVTEKKQFWECPFCKKHIQLVKENLSTIRMDAGNGNITYVLGILCPNPNCKKTSVYLAAYTGLYEGPHFVNPDTEKPPIGRFETLFPHGTYINYPSYIPESIRNDYMEAACIVDLSPKASAALIRRALQGMIKDKKPQLKNLKLEKQIESLRTEVSRQEYAALTAIRKIGNVGAHMEDPGVIAEQDCPINSIDATDLVHLIEYLLKSWYVDIHDADFLMNSISKRGEEIHDIQKGRR; encoded by the coding sequence ATGGGAATAGACATCAAAAAATTCATTCTGGAAGTTACAGAAAAGAAACAGTTCTGGGAATGCCCATTTTGCAAGAAGCATATACAGCTGGTAAAAGAGAATCTTAGTACCATTAGAATGGATGCTGGAAATGGGAATATCACCTATGTATTAGGCATTCTATGTCCAAATCCAAATTGTAAGAAAACTTCGGTGTATCTAGCAGCATACACAGGGTTATATGAAGGACCACATTTTGTAAATCCGGATACGGAGAAACCGCCTATCGGACGATTTGAAACATTGTTCCCTCATGGCACTTATATCAACTATCCTTCGTATATTCCAGAGTCAATAAGAAACGATTATATGGAAGCTGCATGCATAGTTGATTTAAGCCCAAAAGCCTCTGCTGCGCTTATCAGGCGTGCTTTACAAGGAATGATAAAAGATAAGAAACCTCAGCTTAAAAATCTAAAATTGGAGAAGCAGATTGAATCGCTTAGAACTGAAGTATCAAGGCAAGAATATGCGGCACTAACGGCAATACGAAAGATTGGTAATGTAGGAGCTCATATGGAGGATCCTGGTGTAATAGCAGAACAGGATTGTCCTATAAATTCAATTGATGCCACTGATTTAGTGCATCTAATCGAATACTTGTTGAAGAGTTGGTATGTGGATATACATGATGCTGATTTCTTGATGAACAGTATTTCTAAACGAGGAGAAGAAATTCATGATATCCAAAAAGGAAGAAGGTAA